In Zingiber officinale cultivar Zhangliang chromosome 6A, Zo_v1.1, whole genome shotgun sequence, a single genomic region encodes these proteins:
- the LOC121995375 gene encoding phosphatidylserine decarboxylase proenzyme 1, mitochondrial-like, which translates to MEKDGVELGIRKLRWMKGKVMVPFDEEGNPRLLEVSVMMEMAGGWNIGDDDRNPFLSLLLPWIVSPKKGIYYCVIYLNPGDYHRVHSPVDWKILSRRHFSGHLYPTNERAIRTIRNLHIENERVVLEGQWNEGFLAIAAIGATNVGSIKLLIEPELRTNQPKTKLFPSSSPDERVYDPPGVGLTVKKGEEIAAFNMGSTVILVFQAPVSELSESNCISDFKFSVRVGDRIRVGEAIGRWGNC; encoded by the exons ATGGAGAAAGATGGTGTAGAGTTAGGAATCCGAAAGCTCCGGTGGATGAAGGGGAAGGTGATGGTGCCCTTTGATGAGGAAGGGAATCCCCGTCTCCTCGAGGTGTCGGTGATGATGGAGATGGCTGGAGGATGGAACATAGGAGATGACGATAGGAATCCCTTTTTGTCTCTCCTCCTCCCATGGATAGT CAGCCCAAAGAAAGGCATCTACTATTGTGTGATATATTTGAATCCTGGAGACTATCATCGTGTCCACTCGCCAGTTGACTGGAAGATTCTTTCACGTCGTCATTTCTCAG GCCATCTGTATCCTACAAATGAACGAGCTATACGCACAATCAGAAACTTGCACATTGAGAATGAAAGG GTTGTTCTTGAAGGTCAATGGAATGAAGGCTTTCTAGCAATTGCTGCAATAGGTGCTACAAATGTTGGATCAATCAAA CTCCTTATTGAACCAGAGTTGAGGACAAACCAGCCAAAGACAAAGTTGTTTCCATCAAGCTCACCAGATGAGCGAGTATATGACCCTCCAGGAGTCGGCTTGACGGTCAAGAAAGGGGAAGAG ATAGCAGCATTCAATATGGGTTCAACTGTGATACTTGTTTTTCAAGCTCCAGTATCAGAATTATCAGAAAGCAACTGCATTTCAGATTTTAAGTTTTCTGTTAGGGTTGGGGACAGGATCAGGGTTGGAGAAGCTATTGGGAGGTGGGGAAATTGTTAG